One segment of Vibrio orientalis CIP 102891 = ATCC 33934 DNA contains the following:
- a CDS encoding helix-turn-helix transcriptional regulator — MMNVKQVRFTDEDRECLSNYFRLADTIADLIGPYCEVVIHSFESLENSVVKIVNGHHTGREIGSPITDLGLRMWRTFEKTGEVSPKSYFTNAADGSLLKSTTCILAGPEQKPIGMLCINMNLSFPFPEIVKTLMPQCSVSQTIVSETFSNNANDVIKQALSAATQEVDQDETISAKGRNKAIIRCLFDNGVFELKETTTQVSEQLGISRQAVYKFIREFKSE, encoded by the coding sequence ATGATGAATGTAAAGCAAGTTCGATTCACCGACGAAGACAGGGAATGTTTGAGCAACTACTTTCGCTTGGCAGACACAATCGCTGATTTGATTGGTCCTTACTGCGAAGTGGTTATTCATTCATTTGAAAGCCTAGAGAATTCAGTCGTGAAGATTGTGAATGGCCATCATACCGGGCGTGAAATTGGATCCCCTATCACTGATTTGGGCTTGCGTATGTGGCGCACATTCGAGAAAACAGGCGAAGTTTCACCAAAGAGCTATTTCACCAATGCCGCCGATGGTTCTTTGTTGAAATCGACGACGTGCATTTTGGCAGGTCCAGAGCAAAAGCCGATTGGCATGCTGTGCATCAATATGAACTTATCTTTCCCATTCCCTGAAATTGTTAAAACACTGATGCCGCAATGTAGTGTCTCGCAAACCATAGTCAGCGAGACGTTCAGCAACAACGCGAACGACGTGATCAAACAAGCGTTGAGTGCAGCCACACAAGAAGTGGATCAAGACGAAACAATTTCTGCAAAAGGTCGTAACAAAGCCATCATTCGCTGCCTGTTTGATAACGGCGTATTCGAGCTAAAAGAGACGACCACACAAGTATCAGAACAACTTGGGATCAGCCGTCAGGCGGTTTACAAGTTTATCCGTGAATTTAAATCAGAATAA
- a CDS encoding RidA family protein, with amino-acid sequence MKQIIATQQAPAAIGPYSQGTAYGEMVYTSGQLPLVPETMQFVEGGIKEQARQSLENLKAVLEASGAGLDTVLKTTCFLSDMENFVAFNEVYTEVFGTENAPARSCVEAARLPKDALVEVEAIAYKK; translated from the coding sequence GTGAAACAGATCATTGCCACGCAGCAAGCACCAGCCGCTATCGGTCCTTACTCTCAAGGCACAGCTTATGGCGAAATGGTTTACACATCTGGTCAATTACCACTGGTTCCAGAGACCATGCAGTTTGTTGAAGGCGGTATCAAAGAGCAGGCACGCCAATCTCTAGAAAACTTAAAAGCAGTTCTAGAAGCAAGCGGCGCAGGCTTAGACACCGTACTGAAGACAACCTGCTTCCTATCAGATATGGAAAACTTCGTCGCATTTAACGAAGTGTACACAGAGGTATTTGGTACCGAAAACGCACCTGCTCGCTCTTGTGTTGAAGCAGCAAGATTACCAAAAGACGCATTGGTTGAAGTTGAAGCCATTGCATACAAAAAATAA
- a CDS encoding cation:dicarboxylate symporter family transporter, giving the protein MSVSFIGLSILFFGFYALLANFKKQKKSFNFRVLSALAAGLLFGGAIQLVFGVGNVATAGFAELISVFGKGYIKLLQMIVIPLVFVAMISSIMNVEGGGALSRIAPKIIGILLFTCAISAAVGIASIYLFGIDANALVSTIGTSSAIEARGDSLVATQDAMTSSGLSGMALSIIPTNIFDMLTGSERTSTLSTVLFGMFLGYCILQVKNRKPEKVQNFVDFINSAKEVVLSMVREILKLTPYGVFALMTTFMMTNDLFALAEMGRFLLASYVAIGVMFAIHFVMVSMFGLSPAKFMKKIWPVLVFGFGSRSSMAAIPLNVETQTQRLGVDEETANMSATFGTSIGQNGCAGIYPAMLAIMAAQVMGMPVDLGFIVQLIAVIAIASFGIAGVGGGATFAAVAVLTIMGLDITVVAILVSIEALIDMARTALNISGSMLSGVLTAKKNGSLNAEQYNADVAATVTKEAAV; this is encoded by the coding sequence ATGAGCGTTTCATTTATTGGATTGAGCATCTTGTTCTTTGGGTTCTATGCATTGCTTGCGAACTTCAAAAAACAAAAGAAAAGCTTTAACTTTCGCGTACTAAGTGCACTTGCTGCCGGTTTATTATTCGGCGGCGCAATTCAGCTAGTATTCGGTGTTGGTAACGTGGCAACAGCTGGCTTTGCTGAACTGATTTCTGTGTTTGGTAAAGGCTACATCAAACTTCTACAAATGATCGTTATCCCACTTGTCTTTGTGGCGATGATCTCTTCGATCATGAACGTAGAGGGCGGTGGTGCTCTGTCTCGTATCGCACCAAAAATCATCGGTATTCTACTTTTCACTTGTGCTATCTCTGCAGCAGTTGGTATCGCGAGTATTTACCTATTCGGTATCGATGCAAACGCACTAGTGAGCACAATTGGCACTAGTAGCGCGATTGAAGCTCGCGGTGATTCATTAGTAGCAACACAAGATGCGATGACGAGCAGTGGTCTATCGGGTATGGCTCTATCTATCATCCCAACTAACATCTTTGACATGCTAACGGGTTCAGAGCGTACTTCTACACTATCGACAGTATTGTTCGGTATGTTCCTTGGCTACTGTATCCTGCAAGTGAAAAACCGTAAGCCTGAGAAAGTGCAAAACTTCGTTGATTTCATCAACTCTGCAAAAGAAGTGGTACTTTCAATGGTACGTGAGATTCTTAAGCTGACGCCTTACGGTGTATTCGCTCTGATGACCACGTTCATGATGACAAACGATTTGTTCGCACTAGCAGAAATGGGTCGCTTCCTACTAGCAAGCTATGTGGCAATCGGTGTAATGTTCGCTATCCACTTCGTGATGGTGTCTATGTTCGGTCTGTCTCCTGCGAAGTTCATGAAGAAAATCTGGCCAGTGCTAGTATTCGGCTTCGGTTCTCGCTCAAGCATGGCGGCAATCCCACTAAACGTTGAAACTCAAACTCAACGTCTAGGTGTGGACGAAGAAACAGCAAATATGTCAGCAACATTCGGTACCAGTATCGGTCAGAACGGTTGTGCTGGTATCTACCCAGCAATGCTAGCTATCATGGCGGCTCAAGTAATGGGTATGCCAGTTGACCTAGGCTTCATCGTACAACTGATTGCGGTTATCGCGATTGCTTCATTCGGTATCGCAGGTGTTGGTGGCGGTGCAACGTTCGCAGCAGTAGCAGTACTGACTATCATGGGTCTAGACATTACGGTTGTGGCAATTCTGGTTTCTATCGAAGCATTGATCGACATGGCTCGTACCGCGCTTAACATTTCTGGCTCCATGCTGTCAGGCGTGCTAACCGCGAAGAAGAATGGCTCACTAAACGCTGAGCAATACAACGCTGATGTTGCTGCAACAGTAACAAAAGAAGCGGCTGTATAG
- a CDS encoding CoA-disulfide reductase yields the protein MKVVVVGGSAAGMSFAAKYKRNQPSDEVVVLDKRDYISFGACGLPYFAGGMFDDTERMISRTPEQAIKSGLDVRIETEMVALDRTEKQIKVRHQGEESTIDYDMLVIATGARPIVPSFGEFNPEHVYTLTSMEDGLAVKEALKDSNKQRVCVIGGGFIGLEVFDAAHLLGKHVTIIEREQHVMSRQFSPEMIEMLEGAIQESGAELKTGCSVSAIRDAEQGGYIVETDNGNVEADVVIMSLGFKPNTETFELPKAANGALLVDEFGTTEDAHIYAVGDCAVVHHMALGKSVYVPLATTANKQARMMADKLAGKDTYMSGFLGSSCLKVLDYELACTGVSELLAKEHGLDVKVSTISDKNQTDYYPGQEDIKVKLVYHPETQVLLGGEIVGKKGAVGRINALAVAITAKMTTQQLGYMDFCYAPPFARTWDALNVAGNVAK from the coding sequence ATGAAAGTTGTTGTCGTAGGCGGTAGCGCTGCAGGTATGAGTTTCGCAGCAAAATACAAACGTAATCAGCCATCGGATGAAGTGGTTGTACTGGATAAGCGCGATTACATCTCGTTCGGTGCGTGTGGCTTACCTTACTTTGCGGGTGGCATGTTTGATGACACTGAACGCATGATTTCTCGTACGCCAGAGCAAGCGATCAAATCAGGCTTAGATGTACGCATTGAAACAGAAATGGTGGCACTAGACCGCACTGAAAAGCAGATCAAAGTTCGTCACCAAGGGGAAGAAAGCACCATCGATTACGATATGCTAGTGATCGCGACAGGTGCACGCCCAATCGTTCCTTCATTTGGCGAATTCAACCCTGAACACGTATACACGCTAACCAGCATGGAAGATGGCTTGGCAGTAAAAGAAGCATTGAAGGACAGCAACAAACAACGTGTTTGCGTTATCGGCGGTGGCTTTATCGGTCTTGAAGTGTTCGACGCTGCGCACCTGCTTGGTAAGCACGTCACTATCATCGAACGCGAACAGCATGTGATGAGCCGTCAGTTCAGCCCTGAGATGATTGAAATGTTAGAAGGCGCGATTCAAGAATCCGGCGCAGAGCTTAAAACCGGTTGCAGCGTATCAGCAATTCGCGATGCTGAACAAGGCGGTTACATCGTAGAAACCGATAACGGTAACGTAGAAGCCGACGTGGTGATCATGTCACTTGGCTTCAAACCAAACACAGAAACGTTTGAGTTGCCAAAAGCAGCAAACGGTGCGTTATTGGTGGATGAGTTTGGTACAACAGAAGACGCCCACATCTACGCGGTCGGTGACTGTGCCGTGGTTCATCATATGGCGCTAGGCAAATCGGTATACGTCCCACTTGCAACCACTGCCAATAAACAAGCCCGTATGATGGCCGACAAACTTGCTGGTAAAGACACTTACATGAGTGGATTCCTAGGTTCGTCTTGTTTGAAAGTGCTAGATTACGAACTGGCTTGTACCGGTGTATCTGAACTTCTTGCCAAAGAGCACGGCTTGGACGTGAAGGTTTCAACCATTTCAGATAAGAACCAAACCGATTACTACCCAGGCCAAGAAGATATCAAAGTGAAGCTTGTGTACCACCCTGAGACCCAGGTTCTACTTGGTGGCGAAATCGTCGGCAAGAAAGGGGCAGTAGGCAGAATCAACGCGTTGGCTGTTGCCATCACGGCGAAGATGACCACCCAGCAACTAGGTTACATGGACTTCTGTTATGCGCCACCATTCGCGCGCACGTGGGATGCCCTGAATGTAGCTGGCAATGTGGCAAAATAA
- a CDS encoding UTRA domain-containing protein: protein MSAVVSRQSQTQLGKIKKSLREKIHSGTLSEGQKLPSERELSQLFSTTRITLKDALVSLETEGLIYREERRGWFVSPDRICYNPLSRTHFHQMIREQHRIAETKLVNVRSEMASGDYARALEVEHATPIHIIERLRYIDGRAVLFVENVLKAPLFDGILSENLTMSLTGIYRDKYGYETLRSRFDVIPTSAPSHVAKALNLVEGQPVLKICRVNDKQDGELMDCEYEYWRPDAVRIRIDSSSE from the coding sequence ATGAGCGCCGTTGTTAGCCGCCAATCACAGACACAACTTGGAAAAATTAAAAAGAGTCTGAGAGAAAAAATTCACTCTGGAACCTTGTCTGAAGGACAAAAGCTACCTTCAGAAAGAGAGCTCAGTCAGCTGTTTTCGACCACACGAATAACACTTAAAGATGCACTGGTTTCTTTGGAGACGGAAGGGCTGATATATCGAGAGGAGCGTCGTGGTTGGTTCGTATCACCGGATCGAATTTGTTACAACCCGTTGTCGCGTACTCACTTTCATCAAATGATTCGCGAGCAGCACCGTATTGCGGAAACTAAGCTGGTGAATGTGCGCAGTGAAATGGCGAGCGGTGATTATGCAAGGGCATTAGAGGTCGAGCACGCAACGCCAATTCATATTATTGAGCGGCTGCGTTATATTGACGGGCGCGCGGTGTTGTTTGTCGAAAATGTCCTGAAAGCGCCTTTGTTTGACGGCATATTATCTGAAAACCTGACTATGTCACTGACGGGGATCTATCGTGATAAGTATGGTTATGAGACGCTGCGCTCGCGATTCGATGTTATCCCGACCTCTGCGCCTTCTCATGTTGCCAAAGCGTTGAATCTTGTCGAAGGGCAGCCAGTACTTAAAATCTGTCGTGTTAACGATAAGCAAGATGGCGAACTGATGGATTGCGAGTATGAGTATTGGCGACCCGACGCGGTGAGGATTCGAATCGATAGTTCTAGTGAGTGA
- a CDS encoding ABC transporter substrate-binding protein, whose amino-acid sequence MKTLLNRSTTFSAKKIVPAALIAVTLSVPAMAKDADLESLVKAAQKEGAVYSVGMPDSWANWKDTWLDLKSNYGLKHQDTDMSSAQEIAKFEAEKKNATADIGDVGFAFARVAVKKGVTQPYKPTTWSDVPDWAKDKDGHWALAYTGTISFISNNNLVKDAPKTWDDLLKGDYKVTVGDVGVASQANNAVLAAAFANGGDESNLKPAIKFFAELSKQGRLSFTNPSIANLEKGEVEVAILWDFNALSYRDQIDRERFSVNIPQDGSVISGYTTIINKYAKNPNAAKLAREYIFSDQGQINLAEGYARPIRSNVTLPKSVQDKLIANDQYSNVHPVTNFKAWEKSARKLPRQWQESVLIHQQ is encoded by the coding sequence ATGAAAACTTTGCTAAATCGTTCCACTACTTTTTCTGCAAAGAAAATCGTGCCCGCAGCACTGATCGCTGTAACATTATCAGTGCCAGCTATGGCAAAAGATGCAGACCTAGAATCATTGGTTAAAGCCGCGCAAAAAGAAGGGGCGGTTTATAGTGTAGGCATGCCAGACAGTTGGGCGAACTGGAAAGATACTTGGCTAGACTTGAAATCAAACTACGGTTTGAAACATCAAGATACAGATATGAGCTCAGCACAAGAAATCGCAAAGTTCGAAGCTGAGAAAAAAAATGCCACCGCAGATATTGGTGATGTCGGTTTTGCGTTTGCCCGTGTCGCAGTGAAGAAGGGCGTGACTCAACCTTATAAACCAACCACTTGGAGTGATGTTCCAGATTGGGCCAAAGACAAAGATGGCCACTGGGCACTTGCCTACACGGGGACTATCTCGTTTATCTCAAACAATAACTTAGTTAAAGATGCACCTAAAACTTGGGATGACCTACTGAAAGGTGACTACAAAGTCACAGTCGGAGATGTCGGTGTTGCGTCTCAGGCTAACAACGCAGTCCTTGCGGCTGCGTTTGCAAATGGTGGTGACGAATCTAACCTGAAGCCTGCGATTAAATTCTTCGCTGAGCTATCTAAGCAAGGCCGCCTATCGTTCACAAACCCAAGCATTGCTAACTTAGAAAAGGGCGAAGTAGAAGTCGCAATTCTGTGGGATTTCAACGCACTTAGCTACCGCGACCAGATTGATCGCGAGCGTTTCTCGGTCAACATTCCTCAAGATGGTTCAGTCATTTCAGGTTACACCACCATTATCAACAAATACGCTAAGAACCCAAATGCCGCCAAACTGGCTCGCGAATATATCTTCAGCGACCAAGGTCAAATCAACTTAGCCGAAGGTTACGCGCGCCCAATCCGATCCAACGTGACGCTACCTAAGTCTGTGCAAGACAAGCTAATTGCTAATGACCAATACAGCAATGTTCACCCAGTGACCAACTTCAAAGCGTGGGAAAAATCAGCGCGTAAGTTGCCACGCCAATGGCAAGAAAGTGTCTTGATTCACCAACAATAA
- a CDS encoding alkaline phosphatase family protein, protein MSNKVILVVLDGLNYQVAQTCMGYLNGLLEQRHPQPSMRATLYPIQCELPSLSRPLYECILTGVRPVESGITNNDIVRLSNHDSIFSLAKSQGKVTAAAAYHWVSELYNCAPFNPVRDRFTNDESLNIQHGCFYHWDDYPDEALFLDAEHLRQTHQPDFLLIHPMNIDDMGHKHGLDSYQYRNSARHADIILSNYIEQWISDGYQVIVTSDHGMNNDLSHGGILPEEREVPLFVIGDKFTHQECHAEQTDLCGTICQLLNLDHSKSYTQELLAL, encoded by the coding sequence ATGAGCAATAAGGTTATCCTTGTTGTTCTAGATGGACTGAACTATCAGGTAGCCCAAACGTGTATGGGCTACCTAAACGGTCTTTTAGAACAACGTCACCCACAGCCAAGCATGCGTGCAACGCTGTATCCGATACAATGTGAATTGCCGTCACTGTCACGCCCGCTTTATGAATGTATTTTGACTGGCGTTCGCCCAGTTGAAAGTGGCATTACCAACAATGACATTGTACGCCTATCGAATCACGACTCAATTTTCAGCCTTGCGAAATCACAAGGCAAAGTCACTGCGGCGGCGGCCTATCACTGGGTCAGTGAGCTTTACAATTGCGCGCCATTTAATCCAGTACGTGACCGCTTTACCAATGATGAATCACTCAATATCCAACATGGCTGTTTCTATCATTGGGATGACTACCCTGATGAAGCCCTGTTCCTTGATGCTGAGCACTTACGTCAAACCCACCAGCCGGACTTCTTGCTGATCCACCCAATGAACATCGATGATATGGGTCATAAGCACGGTTTAGACTCTTACCAATATCGAAACAGCGCCCGCCACGCCGACATTATTCTTTCTAACTATATCGAGCAATGGATCAGCGATGGCTATCAAGTAATAGTGACCAGTGATCACGGCATGAACAACGATCTTTCTCATGGCGGCATTCTGCCAGAAGAACGTGAAGTGCCACTGTTCGTTATTGGTGACAAGTTCACTCATCAGGAGTGTCACGCTGAACAAACTGATCTCTGCGGCACCATTTGCCAGCTATTAAATCTCGACCACTCTAAATCTTATACTCAGGAATTGTTAGCACTATGA
- a CDS encoding ABC transporter permease — MSSSVLTPSSSEPRQATMGTWLKRARPALWLAPFALFFYLFQLAPMIWVLINSFIYDDEFALDNYTDVLDSAFMMQAFGNSLWLAVWSSIIGLLIATVLVSSLRRVNSRIRDGVIAFTNMSSNFAGVPLSFAFIIILGTNGAITLLLKQYGLLGDFDLYGKWGLLAIYIYFQIPLAVLLLYPAFDALSDDWQAAAALLGARTSQYWAKVALPVLSPALLGTFIILVANAIGAYASVYALTSGNYNLITIRIASLVSGDLFLEPNLAAAISVILMLLLAFITVINQWLISKSYAGKSARK; from the coding sequence ATGAGCAGCTCCGTTCTCACTCCAAGCTCTAGTGAGCCACGCCAAGCGACCATGGGCACATGGTTAAAGCGAGCAAGACCTGCCCTCTGGCTGGCCCCTTTCGCGCTATTTTTCTATCTATTTCAATTGGCGCCGATGATTTGGGTGCTGATCAACAGCTTTATCTACGATGATGAATTTGCTCTCGATAACTACACTGACGTTCTCGACTCTGCGTTTATGATGCAGGCTTTTGGCAACAGTTTATGGCTGGCGGTGTGGTCAAGCATCATCGGACTATTGATTGCCACTGTATTGGTTTCTTCGCTACGTCGAGTCAATTCTCGAATCCGTGATGGCGTGATTGCTTTCACCAACATGAGCAGCAACTTTGCTGGCGTGCCGTTATCCTTCGCCTTCATCATTATTTTGGGCACCAATGGGGCGATTACCCTACTGCTCAAGCAATATGGCTTGCTCGGTGATTTTGACCTGTATGGAAAATGGGGCTTGTTGGCAATCTATATCTATTTCCAAATTCCTCTCGCGGTATTGCTGCTTTACCCAGCCTTTGATGCCTTGAGTGATGATTGGCAAGCAGCGGCAGCATTACTGGGTGCGCGTACCTCGCAATACTGGGCAAAGGTGGCGTTGCCTGTGTTATCTCCCGCACTGTTGGGCACTTTCATTATCTTGGTTGCCAATGCGATTGGTGCCTACGCCAGCGTTTATGCACTCACTTCTGGCAACTACAACCTCATTACCATTCGCATTGCGAGCTTGGTTTCTGGTGATTTGTTCCTTGAGCCAAACCTTGCCGCGGCAATTTCAGTCATTCTGATGCTCCTTCTCGCCTTCATAACAGTCATTAACCAGTGGCTGATTTCAAAAAGCTACGCGGGCAAGAGTGCTAGGAAATAA
- a CDS encoding ABC transporter permease produces the protein MQNINPRFHQTVVYTIVTIMLIPILATFVYSISSRWGATILPDGFTLDWYIKLLTDPRFLQAFGRSLFICIASLTLSVALILPAIFVVIYYFPKLDKLMNIMILLPFAVPPVVSSVGLLQLYADSEISLIGTPWILIGTYFTIALPFMYRAISNSFEAINLHDLMDAAHLLGASTTKAFLLIILPNVKKGLMASLFLSFSFLLGEFVFANILVGTRYETLQIYLYNMRQTSGHFTSALVMTYFLFIFLLTWLASRFSRGAQS, from the coding sequence ATGCAAAATATTAATCCTCGATTCCACCAAACCGTGGTGTACACCATCGTCACCATTATGTTGATACCGATACTGGCTACCTTTGTCTATTCAATCTCATCACGTTGGGGCGCGACCATTCTACCTGACGGTTTTACACTAGATTGGTACATCAAACTGCTTACAGACCCGCGATTTTTGCAAGCATTTGGACGTTCACTGTTTATCTGTATCGCTTCACTGACTCTAAGCGTGGCCTTAATTCTACCTGCCATCTTTGTGGTGATTTATTACTTTCCGAAACTCGATAAGCTAATGAATATCATGATATTACTGCCTTTCGCTGTGCCGCCAGTGGTGTCATCGGTAGGCTTACTTCAGCTCTATGCCGACAGTGAAATATCCCTAATTGGCACGCCCTGGATCTTGATTGGTACCTACTTCACCATCGCACTGCCATTTATGTATCGTGCAATTTCAAATAGCTTTGAAGCGATCAATCTGCACGACTTAATGGATGCCGCCCATCTGCTCGGAGCCAGCACCACCAAAGCGTTCTTGCTGATCATTTTGCCGAACGTAAAAAAGGGATTGATGGCCTCGCTGTTCTTGTCGTTTTCATTCTTATTAGGGGAATTCGTTTTTGCCAATATCTTAGTCGGCACTCGCTACGAAACCCTACAAATCTACCTATACAACATGCGTCAAACCAGCGGCCACTTTACTTCTGCCCTAGTAATGACCTACTTCCTATTTATTTTCTTACTAACTTGGCTAGCAAGTCGTTTTAGCCGAGGAGCACAATCATGA
- a CDS encoding ABC transporter ATP-binding protein encodes MSYVTAHNLTKRFGDNTVFEDIQFTIEQGEFITLLGPSGCGKSTLLRSLAGLNPVDGGEIWVNGEEITHQVPQERGIGMVFQSYALFPNMTVEGNISFGLKMKKLDADTIQAEVAKVIQLVDLKGKEKHYPHQLSGGQRQRVALARALVVKPRILLLDEPLSALDAKIRKRLRQQIRDIQKEMNLTTIFVTHDQEEAMIMSDRIFLMNKGEIVQAGTPEEIYTQPANEFVAGFMGHYNLVEANHAKQLFNIDTEWKVAIRPESIYVKEQGRHYGEHISAPQIATIRNHQLLGNVIRYQVDVEECQLTVDLLNRSSERLLANGSQLELLFNLNEIQPVSA; translated from the coding sequence ATGAGTTACGTAACTGCACACAACCTGACTAAGCGTTTTGGCGACAATACCGTATTTGAAGATATTCAGTTCACCATTGAGCAAGGCGAGTTCATTACCCTTCTCGGCCCTAGTGGTTGTGGTAAATCGACATTGCTGCGTAGCCTTGCGGGGTTAAATCCTGTTGATGGCGGCGAGATTTGGGTCAACGGTGAAGAGATCACGCACCAAGTGCCTCAAGAGCGTGGCATTGGTATGGTCTTTCAGTCTTATGCCCTGTTCCCCAACATGACAGTTGAAGGCAATATCTCCTTTGGTTTGAAGATGAAAAAATTGGATGCAGACACTATTCAAGCTGAAGTTGCCAAAGTGATTCAACTGGTCGATCTCAAAGGCAAAGAAAAGCATTACCCGCATCAACTTTCTGGCGGCCAACGTCAGCGTGTTGCCCTCGCCCGCGCATTAGTCGTTAAGCCGAGAATCCTATTGCTTGATGAACCCTTGTCAGCCCTGGATGCCAAAATCCGTAAGCGTCTGCGTCAGCAAATCCGCGATATTCAAAAAGAGATGAACCTGACCACAATCTTTGTTACTCACGACCAAGAAGAAGCGATGATCATGTCTGACCGCATCTTTCTAATGAACAAAGGCGAAATCGTCCAAGCTGGTACACCAGAGGAGATTTACACTCAACCAGCCAACGAGTTTGTTGCTGGGTTTATGGGCCATTACAACCTAGTTGAAGCAAATCATGCGAAACAACTTTTCAATATCGATACTGAGTGGAAAGTAGCAATTCGCCCAGAGTCCATTTACGTGAAAGAGCAAGGCCGCCACTATGGTGAGCATATCTCAGCGCCACAAATTGCTACCATCAGAAACCACCAGTTGTTGGGTAACGTTATCCGCTACCAAGTAGACGTTGAAGAGTGCCAACTCACGGTTGATTTACTCAATCGTTCCTCAGAGCGCCTACTGGCCAATGGCAGTCAATTAGAGCTACTGTTTAACCTTAACGAAATCCAACCTGTGAGTGCATGA
- a CDS encoding HAD family hydrolase: protein MAKPLYVFDMDETLIDADCAMIWNEFMVEKGIVNQPDFIEQDQQLMGLYAAGKMDMEDYLQFSMAPLVDMPIEHVNALVEECVENHILNKQFSQSKTLIEQLSRDGIDMVIISASVTFLVEAVGRRLGINTALGINLVEQNNHYTAEIAGIPSYREGKVTRLKQWLDAQSTTYCEIHFYTDSINDLPLCEYADHAYLVNPCPQLAKQAAHRDWQVLNWE, encoded by the coding sequence ATGGCTAAACCTTTATACGTATTCGATATGGACGAAACCCTCATCGACGCTGATTGTGCCATGATTTGGAATGAGTTTATGGTTGAGAAAGGCATCGTCAATCAGCCTGACTTTATTGAACAAGATCAGCAATTAATGGGTCTCTATGCCGCAGGCAAAATGGACATGGAGGACTACCTTCAATTCTCCATGGCGCCACTGGTTGATATGCCCATTGAGCACGTCAATGCGCTGGTGGAAGAGTGTGTGGAGAACCACATCCTAAATAAGCAATTTTCCCAGTCAAAAACCTTAATCGAGCAGCTTTCACGCGATGGGATTGATATGGTGATCATTTCCGCCAGCGTGACGTTTTTGGTCGAAGCGGTTGGTCGGCGACTTGGCATTAACACTGCGCTTGGCATCAACTTAGTTGAGCAAAACAACCATTACACGGCCGAGATAGCAGGGATACCAAGCTATCGAGAAGGCAAGGTGACACGCTTAAAGCAATGGCTAGACGCACAATCAACAACTTACTGTGAAATCCACTTTTATACGGACTCAATCAACGATTTGCCTCTATGCGAATACGCGGATCACGCTTATCTGGTCAATCCATGTCCTCAATTGGCCAAACAAGCGGCTCATCGCGACTGGCAGGTTCTAAATTGGGAATAG
- the rsxA gene encoding electron transport complex subunit RsxA, with protein sequence MTEYLLLLVGTVLVNNFVLVKFLGLCPFMGVSKKLETAIGMGLATTFVLTLASVCAYLVESYILEPLHLQYLRTMSFILVIAVVVQFTEMVVHKTSPTLYRLLGIFLPLITTNCAVLGVALLNINENHNFIESIIYGFGAAVGFSLVLILFASMRERIGAADVPAPFKGASIAMITAGLMSLAFMGFTGLVKL encoded by the coding sequence ATGACCGAATATCTTTTGTTGTTGGTCGGCACTGTGCTGGTTAACAACTTTGTACTGGTGAAGTTTTTGGGCTTATGTCCATTCATGGGCGTATCTAAAAAACTCGAAACCGCGATTGGTATGGGGTTAGCAACGACTTTCGTGCTAACTCTCGCATCCGTGTGCGCGTACCTAGTTGAAAGTTACATTCTAGAACCATTACATCTGCAATATCTGCGTACGATGAGCTTTATTTTGGTGATCGCCGTTGTGGTGCAATTTACCGAAATGGTGGTCCACAAAACCAGCCCGACCTTGTATCGATTGTTAGGTATCTTCCTACCACTGATCACCACTAACTGTGCGGTATTGGGTGTCGCCTTACTGAACATTAATGAGAACCATAATTTCATTGAGTCGATCATTTATGGATTTGGTGCTGCCGTTGGCTTCTCTCTGGTACTAATTCTATTTGCCTCAATGCGTGAACGTATTGGTGCCGCTGACGTTCCAGCTCCTTTTAAAGGTGCATCAATTGCGATGATCACCGCGGGCTTGATGTCACTCGCCTTTATGGGCTTTACAGGTTTGGTGAAGTTGTAA